From Psychroflexus torquis ATCC 700755, the proteins below share one genomic window:
- a CDS encoding glycosyltransferase family 9 protein has protein sequence MKILIIQNKKIGDVLTTSVLFKAIRDNLNYTEMHYFVYSNALSVINKNPNIDKIWHCKEEEFTGIKGVLKWYTIFKKENFDLIIDAYAKLSTLSLVMFLNPRNSISFKKFYSNLFVKTSIKRLDEPKTNATLGIEHRLQLIEPILGETNIYKPKIYLGKSELNNAKQRLLNHSINYKKTLIMISILGSEDSKTYPYEYMASLLDFLVNLDDEYSLLLNYIPNQKNQVQNILNLCKSKTRKNIHQDFYSSDLREFICVTKHCKALIGNEGGATNIAKAIEIPTFTIFSPNIKKKDWNIFEDGRQNISVHVDDYFDTKAQNYDKFEPSLFYDKLKFFCKLNLQK, from the coding sequence ATGAAAATTTTAATAATACAAAATAAAAAAATAGGCGATGTCTTAACCACTTCAGTACTATTTAAGGCAATTAGAGATAATCTGAATTATACTGAAATGCATTATTTTGTTTATTCTAATGCTCTATCTGTCATAAATAAAAACCCAAATATCGATAAAATTTGGCATTGTAAAGAAGAAGAATTTACAGGAATAAAAGGGGTTCTAAAATGGTATACGATTTTTAAAAAAGAAAATTTTGACCTTATAATCGATGCTTACGCGAAGCTATCTACTTTAAGCTTAGTCATGTTCTTAAATCCAAGAAATAGCATAAGTTTTAAAAAATTTTACTCAAATTTGTTTGTAAAAACGAGTATAAAACGATTGGACGAGCCAAAAACTAATGCAACACTTGGTATTGAGCATAGATTACAATTAATTGAACCAATACTAGGAGAAACCAATATTTATAAGCCTAAAATTTACTTAGGCAAAAGTGAATTGAACAATGCAAAGCAGAGATTATTAAACCATTCTATAAATTATAAGAAAACACTCATCATGATAAGTATTTTGGGAAGTGAAGATAGTAAAACATACCCTTACGAATACATGGCTAGTTTACTTGATTTCTTAGTCAATTTGGATGATGAGTATAGCTTATTATTAAATTACATCCCAAACCAAAAAAATCAAGTGCAAAATATATTAAATCTTTGCAAATCTAAAACAAGAAAAAATATACATCAAGATTTCTATTCGAGTGATTTAAGAGAGTTTATATGTGTAACCAAACACTGTAAAGCCTTGATTGGTAACGAGGGTGGTGCAACCAATATAGCAAAAGCAATAGAAATTCCTACTTTTACAATTTTCTCACCAAACATTAAGAAAAAAGATTGGAATATTTTTGAGGATGGAAGACAAAATATTTCTGTTCATGTTGATGATTATTTTGATACTAAAGCTCAAAATTATGATAAATTTGAACCATCATTATTTTATGATAAACTAAAATTTTTCTGCAAATTAAACTTACAAAAATGA
- a CDS encoding glycosyltransferase family 4 protein, with translation MIIGYEAKRYFHNSTGLGNYARSLVNNLAKYYPQHEFILYNPRPSNSFEIPLEFGNEIHEIRPEGFINKKLHPLWRSYNVSKRLKNDHLDLFHGLSGEIPRNIPDGISKVLTIHDLIFLRFPDLYNPIDRTIYYHKFKRSANEADLVVAISEQTKKDIIKYLGVSESKIKVIYQGCRDIFKLDFDENEIQSVKLNYNLPKDFILYVGTIEKRKNLLSIVQAIKNIDTHLVVVGRKTKYYNEVESYIQKNNLEKKVIFLNHVNDSSLAIIYKLAKVFLLPSFFEGFGIPIIEALYSGTPVITSKGGCLEEAGGPHSVYVEPSDVNSIKEAIINVLSDPKLRSDMISKGLKYSKNFDDDLLVRHWFDLYKSLI, from the coding sequence ATGATCATTGGATACGAAGCTAAACGCTATTTTCACAATTCAACTGGTCTTGGCAACTATGCAAGAAGTTTGGTCAATAATTTAGCGAAGTATTATCCGCAACATGAATTTATATTATATAATCCTAGACCAAGTAATTCGTTTGAAATCCCTTTAGAGTTTGGTAATGAAATACATGAGATAAGGCCAGAAGGCTTTATTAACAAAAAGCTACATCCATTGTGGAGATCATACAATGTCTCTAAAAGACTTAAAAATGATCATCTTGACCTATTTCATGGGTTATCTGGAGAAATTCCTCGAAATATTCCAGATGGAATTTCAAAAGTCCTTACTATTCATGATTTAATTTTCTTAAGATTTCCTGATTTATATAATCCTATAGATAGGACTATTTATTATCATAAGTTTAAAAGATCTGCAAATGAAGCAGATTTGGTAGTGGCCATTAGCGAGCAAACAAAAAAAGATATAATCAAATATTTAGGAGTTTCAGAATCGAAAATTAAAGTAATTTACCAAGGTTGTAGAGATATTTTTAAGTTAGATTTTGATGAAAATGAAATTCAATCAGTAAAACTGAACTATAATCTCCCAAAAGATTTTATTCTTTACGTAGGAACTATTGAAAAAAGAAAAAATTTATTGAGTATCGTACAAGCCATAAAAAATATTGATACGCATTTGGTTGTAGTAGGTAGAAAAACAAAATATTATAATGAAGTTGAAAGCTACATTCAAAAAAATAATTTGGAAAAAAAAGTCATTTTTTTGAACCATGTCAACGACTCATCCTTAGCTATTATTTACAAATTAGCAAAAGTATTTCTCCTACCATCATTTTTTGAAGGCTTCGGAATTCCTATTATCGAAGCATTATACTCTGGGACTCCAGTAATAACCTCTAAGGGGGGTTGTTTAGAAGAAGCCGGTGGGCCACACTCCGTATATGTAGAGCCTTCTGATGTAAACAGTATAAAAGAAGCCATTATAAATGTGTTAAGTGACCCAAAACTACGTAGCGATATGATAAGCAAAGGACTGAAATACAGTAAAAATTTTGATGACGACCTTTTGGTAAGACACTGGTTTGATTTATATAAATCTCTAATATAG
- a CDS encoding glycosyltransferase family 2 protein has product MSKISALIITLNEAKNIADVIDNLDFADEIIVVDSNSQDSTVEIAEAYQNVIVHKHKFENFTKQRNFALSKANHEWILFLDADERIPEVLKHEILETVQSKETADAYYFYRKFMFKSRPLHFSGWQTDKNIRLFKKSKSMYTEGRLVHEVLEVNGKVANLQHHLIHYSYENYASYKKKMLSYASLKARELFLKGVEPNPYHFIIKPVYKFVFSYIIRLGVLDGRKGIIICYLNALSVYKRYPYLKELIKTSE; this is encoded by the coding sequence ATGTCCAAGATTTCGGCACTTATCATTACTCTTAATGAAGCAAAAAATATTGCTGACGTTATAGATAATCTAGATTTTGCAGATGAAATTATAGTTGTAGACTCCAATTCTCAGGACTCTACCGTAGAAATTGCAGAAGCTTATCAAAATGTTATTGTACATAAACATAAGTTTGAGAATTTCACAAAACAAAGAAATTTTGCACTTAGCAAAGCAAATCATGAATGGATACTATTTTTGGACGCCGACGAAAGAATTCCAGAAGTTTTAAAACATGAAATCTTGGAGACCGTCCAATCTAAGGAAACTGCAGATGCTTATTATTTTTATAGAAAATTCATGTTCAAAAGTCGACCCCTACACTTCAGTGGTTGGCAAACTGACAAAAATATAAGATTATTTAAAAAAAGTAAATCTATGTATACCGAGGGGCGCTTGGTACATGAAGTTCTAGAAGTAAATGGTAAAGTGGCAAATTTGCAGCATCATCTTATTCATTATTCATATGAAAACTACGCTTCTTACAAGAAAAAAATGCTGAGCTATGCAAGTTTAAAAGCTAGAGAACTTTTTCTTAAGGGAGTTGAGCCAAACCCGTATCATTTTATTATTAAACCAGTATACAAGTTTGTGTTCAGCTATATTATTCGTCTTGGCGTTTTAGATGGAAGAAAAGGTATCATTATCTGTTATTTAAATGCCCTGAGTGTTTACAAACGTTATCCTTACTTAAAAGAACTTATAAAAACTTCAGAATAG
- a CDS encoding lipopolysaccharide kinase InaA family protein has protein sequence MDSDFNSNYEQHKTALTALVTSFESIGTIFGDGDRNIIKTVNFEGKTLNIKSFKEPNFINQIAYQYFRKSKARRSFEYATILKEKEIGTPEPIAFFEFKNGFGFGKSFYISLHQSPDLTYRELVHEPDFPNHEEILRAFTRFSFDLHEKRIEFQDHSPGNTLIFITDSGYDFSLVDLNRMQFKTLSFKERMYNLRRLTPKREMIEIMSDEYAKLIKKSNTEVFEMMWNFTSEFQRKFHLKQKRKKKIKSLF, from the coding sequence ATGGACTCAGATTTTAATTCTAATTATGAACAACACAAAACAGCCTTAACTGCTTTGGTAACTTCTTTCGAAAGTATCGGTACTATTTTTGGTGACGGAGATAGAAATATAATAAAAACCGTAAATTTTGAGGGTAAAACATTGAATATTAAATCTTTTAAAGAACCCAATTTTATCAATCAGATTGCATACCAATACTTTAGAAAATCTAAAGCTAGACGTTCTTTTGAGTATGCAACCATTTTAAAAGAAAAAGAAATAGGTACTCCAGAGCCTATCGCTTTTTTTGAATTTAAAAATGGCTTTGGTTTTGGAAAGTCATTTTACATCAGTTTGCACCAATCTCCAGATCTTACCTATCGGGAACTTGTTCATGAACCCGATTTTCCAAATCATGAAGAAATTCTTAGAGCATTTACAAGGTTTTCTTTTGATTTACACGAAAAAAGAATTGAATTTCAGGACCATTCACCGGGGAATACGCTGATTTTCATCACAGATTCTGGATATGACTTTTCTCTTGTAGATCTTAACAGAATGCAGTTTAAAACTTTAAGTTTTAAGGAGCGCATGTATAACTTAAGACGGTTGACTCCCAAAAGAGAAATGATTGAAATAATGAGCGATGAATATGCAAAGCTCATAAAAAAATCCAATACTGAAGTATTTGAAATGATGTGGAATTTCACATCTGAGTTTCAAAGAAAATTCCACTTGAAACAAAAACGAAAGAAAAAAATTAAATCCCTATTCTGA
- a CDS encoding glycosyltransferase family 2 protein, with protein sequence MKPFPKCSLITPTYNWPDALELLLKSLTYQSYLPDEVIIADDGSNTETSLLIKNYQEKLSVPLIHIRHEDKGNRKPRIMNKAIAKAKYPYIIEIDGDIIMHRHFIKDHLKFAEKGFYLYGSRANIQENYSTEIFTNKRTQFNYFSKGIKKRGRTIHLPFLAQFFRPITERSQKLRGCNMSFWRDDFIKVNGFNENLVGWGIDDSEMIQRLHNIGIKGKRLKFAGIAYHIYHKEQSKSHIDINLAIEQETTKAQIKRCEVGINQFLEV encoded by the coding sequence ATGAAGCCATTTCCTAAATGCAGTCTTATAACTCCCACTTATAATTGGCCAGATGCTCTGGAATTATTATTGAAAAGTCTTACGTATCAGTCTTATTTACCAGATGAAGTGATAATTGCTGATGATGGTTCCAATACTGAGACATCATTGCTGATAAAGAATTATCAAGAAAAACTCTCTGTTCCTCTTATTCACATTAGACACGAGGACAAAGGAAATAGGAAGCCAAGAATTATGAATAAAGCCATCGCGAAGGCAAAATATCCCTATATTATTGAAATTGATGGTGATATTATAATGCACAGACACTTTATAAAAGATCACTTGAAGTTTGCAGAAAAGGGCTTTTATTTATACGGTTCTCGTGCTAACATTCAAGAAAATTACTCAACCGAAATTTTCACTAATAAGCGAACACAGTTTAACTATTTTTCAAAAGGCATTAAAAAACGTGGCCGAACGATTCACTTACCATTTTTAGCTCAATTTTTTAGGCCAATTACTGAACGCTCTCAAAAATTGAGGGGCTGTAATATGTCGTTTTGGCGAGACGATTTTATAAAGGTAAATGGTTTTAATGAAAATTTGGTTGGATGGGGAATTGATGACTCCGAGATGATTCAACGCTTACATAATATTGGAATTAAAGGAAAGAGACTTAAATTTGCAGGAATCGCTTATCACATTTATCACAAAGAACAATCAAAATCACATATAGACATTAACTTGGCTATTGAACAGGAAACCACTAAAGCTCAAATTAAACGCTGTGAAGTTGGTATAAATCAATTTTTAGAAGTTTAA
- a CDS encoding glycosyltransferase, with protein sequence MVEISIILINFNSSNYTIQCIDSIYKKTSKDIDFEIIIVDNKSETDDYLNLKSHCESLSLSNLHLYLNSENSGFGGGNMFGFNKTKSQFVAFVNNDVLFKNDCLSILSNTLKSNSEIGVCAPTTYKNDGKILPTLDFFASPIKVLFGRKIYKYLKPKEYKDRNLKLDKPTKGDFVSGSFMMLTSKNFKKVGGFDTNIFLYHEETDLCKRLQKSNLDAICEPRAECIHYHGASTPKSIQIKAELKRSLLYVIKKHDGNLPYALIHFYLVCKYSIKTSVKSKYIYLLKQLLRPIHLNSSTKTN encoded by the coding sequence ATGGTAGAAATCTCAATTATCTTAATCAATTTCAACTCGTCTAATTATACCATTCAATGCATTGATTCTATCTATAAAAAAACAAGCAAAGACATTGACTTTGAAATTATAATTGTGGATAATAAATCTGAAACAGACGACTACTTAAACCTAAAAAGCCACTGTGAATCATTAAGCTTAAGCAATTTACATTTATATCTAAATTCAGAAAATAGCGGTTTTGGTGGGGGTAATATGTTTGGTTTCAATAAAACTAAAAGTCAATTTGTGGCCTTTGTAAACAATGATGTTCTTTTTAAAAATGATTGTTTAAGTATTCTTTCAAACACTTTAAAGTCAAATTCTGAAATAGGTGTTTGCGCACCCACAACTTATAAAAATGATGGTAAGATTTTACCAACATTAGATTTTTTTGCTTCACCAATCAAGGTTCTGTTTGGAAGAAAGATTTATAAATATTTAAAACCAAAAGAATACAAAGACAGAAACTTAAAATTAGATAAACCCACCAAAGGTGATTTTGTCTCAGGTAGTTTTATGATGTTAACCAGTAAAAACTTCAAAAAAGTTGGTGGTTTTGATACTAATATATTTTTGTATCATGAAGAAACCGACTTATGTAAGCGCTTGCAAAAATCTAACTTAGATGCAATTTGCGAACCTAGAGCAGAATGTATACATTATCACGGGGCTAGTACTCCAAAATCAATTCAAATTAAAGCTGAATTAAAACGCTCTTTACTATATGTCATAAAAAAACATGATGGAAATTTGCCCTATGCCTTAATCCACTTTTACTTGGTGTGTAAATATTCTATTAAAACCAGTGTTAAATCAAAATACATCTATTTACTAAAACAATTACTTCGCCCGATTCATTTAAATAGTTCGACTAAAACCAACTAA
- a CDS encoding class I SAM-dependent methyltransferase, with the protein MDYHNKKGKYYINKRSEMLEFFPSSAKTVLDVGCGQGIFAQQIKDIYKTETWGIEYMPSHAEEAKKILDKVFVGECEKFLDDLPNDYFDVIYFNDVLEHLLDPYMVLNKMKEKLTDKGRIISSIPNIRYHSALKMLILKKEWMYQESGVMDHTHLRFFTKKSIKRMYETLGFKIISHKGINKTKSLKPYLYNLLLCFTASDIFFVQYATVVEK; encoded by the coding sequence ATGGATTACCACAATAAAAAAGGAAAATACTACATCAATAAAAGATCTGAAATGTTGGAGTTCTTTCCAAGTAGTGCGAAAACTGTTTTAGACGTTGGTTGTGGTCAGGGTATATTTGCCCAGCAAATTAAAGACATTTACAAGACAGAAACTTGGGGAATAGAATACATGCCATCACATGCAGAAGAAGCAAAAAAAATTTTAGATAAAGTTTTCGTTGGCGAATGTGAAAAATTTCTTGATGATTTACCAAATGATTATTTTGATGTTATTTATTTCAATGATGTCTTAGAACACTTATTAGATCCCTACATGGTTCTAAACAAGATGAAAGAGAAATTAACAGATAAAGGAAGAATTATAAGTTCTATTCCAAACATAAGATATCATAGCGCTTTAAAAATGCTTATCTTAAAAAAAGAGTGGATGTATCAAGAAAGTGGAGTAATGGATCACACACACTTAAGGTTTTTTACAAAAAAAAGTATAAAAAGAATGTATGAGACTCTTGGGTTTAAAATAATCTCACATAAAGGAATCAATAAAACAAAATCTTTAAAGCCTTACCTTTACAATTTACTTTTATGTTTTACAGCTTCAGATATTTTCTTTGTGCAATATGCAACAGTAGTAGAAAAATAA
- a CDS encoding L-threonylcarbamoyladenylate synthase — MKDQKEYILECIQILKRGGLILYPTDTVWGIGCDATNAEAIDKIYALKNQPNTKSLICLVPDFKMLNQYVEDIPEVAYDILKYADKPTTIIYQNPIRISTNLIADDDTLGIRVVDDIFAKELIRKYKRPIVSTSANISGQPTPANFFEISPEILNGVDYVVNLYQSTKNKKPSTIIKLDLDGKVEVIRK; from the coding sequence ATGAAAGATCAAAAAGAATACATACTTGAATGCATACAAATCTTAAAACGCGGAGGACTTATCCTTTATCCTACAGATACCGTTTGGGGAATAGGCTGTGATGCTACAAATGCAGAAGCCATCGATAAAATTTATGCTCTAAAAAATCAACCAAATACTAAATCCTTAATTTGTTTAGTGCCAGACTTTAAAATGCTAAACCAATACGTCGAGGATATTCCAGAAGTCGCTTATGACATCCTAAAATATGCAGATAAGCCCACGACTATTATTTATCAGAACCCCATACGTATATCCACAAATCTTATTGCAGACGACGATACCTTAGGCATTAGAGTGGTAGATGATATTTTTGCTAAAGAATTGATTCGCAAATATAAACGGCCTATTGTCTCAACATCAGCCAATATAAGCGGACAACCTACGCCTGCCAACTTTTTTGAAATTTCACCAGAAATTTTAAATGGTGTGGACTATGTCGTAAATTTGTACCAGTCAACTAAAAATAAAAAACCTTCAACCATCATCAAATTAGACCTTGATGGTAAAGTTGAAGTGATTCGTAAATAA
- a CDS encoding CCA tRNA nucleotidyltransferase, with protein sequence MPDSYYQDALQHKIFNILSEAADDINVEAYVIGGFVRDFFLKRGKAEDIDVVAVGSGIELAKKVSEKLPGKPPVKVFKTYGTAMLKIFDLEVEFVGARRESYTEDSRNPKVEQGTLADDQNRRDFTINALALQLNKKDFGKLLDPFKGLEDLKTQLIKTPLDPEVTFSDDPLRMIRAIRFASQLHFKIDQKSIQAIKDHSERIDIVSKERIVTELNKILKSEKPSVGFKLLHDTNLLQRILPELTHLEGIDEIDGQKHKDNFWHTLEVVDNISLETNDVWLRWAALLHDIGKAPTKRFHKKIGWTFHGHEFKGSKMVYQLFKRLKLPLNDKMKLVQKLVLLSSRPIAIVDDDVTDSAVRRLIFDTGDHLDDLMMLCEADITTKNPKRYKKYHNNFKVVRHRIQEVEERDKVRNFQPPVSGKEIMETFQIEPCREVGEIKAKIKEAILDGDIPNDYEAAFQYMLKEGEARGFKQA encoded by the coding sequence ATGCCCGATTCTTATTACCAAGACGCCTTACAACATAAAATATTTAATATTCTTTCAGAAGCGGCAGATGATATCAATGTCGAAGCCTATGTTATAGGTGGCTTTGTGAGAGACTTTTTTTTAAAAAGAGGCAAAGCTGAAGATATAGATGTTGTCGCTGTAGGCAGCGGCATAGAATTAGCTAAAAAGGTTTCAGAAAAATTACCTGGGAAACCTCCTGTTAAAGTCTTTAAAACCTACGGTACCGCGATGCTTAAGATCTTTGACCTTGAAGTTGAATTTGTTGGGGCTAGAAGAGAATCTTATACTGAAGATAGCCGAAATCCCAAAGTTGAACAAGGTACTTTAGCAGATGATCAAAATCGAAGAGATTTCACAATCAATGCACTAGCACTTCAACTTAATAAAAAAGATTTCGGAAAACTCCTAGACCCTTTTAAAGGCTTGGAAGATTTGAAGACTCAACTTATCAAAACTCCTTTAGATCCAGAAGTTACTTTTTCTGACGATCCGCTAAGAATGATACGAGCGATTCGGTTTGCTAGTCAACTTCATTTTAAAATTGATCAAAAATCCATTCAGGCTATTAAAGATCATTCAGAAAGAATAGATATTGTAAGTAAAGAACGCATTGTCACAGAACTTAACAAAATACTGAAATCAGAAAAACCTTCAGTAGGTTTTAAATTGCTTCACGATACCAATTTGTTACAACGCATTCTTCCCGAACTTACTCACTTAGAAGGTATTGATGAAATCGATGGTCAAAAACACAAAGACAACTTTTGGCATACGCTAGAGGTTGTTGATAATATTTCACTCGAAACCAATGATGTATGGTTGAGATGGGCTGCACTTCTTCATGATATTGGAAAAGCACCTACTAAGCGATTTCATAAGAAAATAGGCTGGACATTTCACGGGCATGAATTCAAAGGATCGAAAATGGTTTATCAGCTCTTTAAAAGGCTTAAACTCCCTCTTAATGATAAAATGAAATTAGTTCAAAAATTAGTTTTACTAAGTTCGAGGCCAATTGCTATTGTAGATGATGACGTGACGGACTCTGCCGTAAGACGGCTTATTTTTGACACAGGAGATCATCTAGACGATTTGATGATGCTATGTGAAGCAGATATCACTACAAAAAATCCAAAACGCTACAAAAAATATCACAATAACTTTAAGGTCGTTAGACATAGAATACAAGAAGTTGAAGAGCGTGATAAAGTACGTAATTTTCAACCCCCTGTTTCAGGAAAAGAAATCATGGAAACTTTTCAGATAGAACCTTGTCGTGAAGTTGGAGAAATTAAAGCTAAAATAAAAGAAGCTATTTTAGATGGCGATATTCCAAACGACTATGAAGCTGCTTTTCAATACATGTTGAAAGAGGGAGAAGCACGTGGCTTTAAACAGGCCTAA
- a CDS encoding COX15/CtaA family protein, whose protein sequence is MFRKSIKASIIIVYLVIIAGAVVRMTGSGMGCPDWPKCFGYYIPPTEESQLEWAPNHDYFKGQVIILDKALKISKEAFTSSKAFENSHWVTYEKHDYAEFNALHTWIEYINRLLGAVAGLAILIMTVSSFWLWKRNKKLTLLSIACLILLLFQAWLGATVVYSVLSPVRITIHMLVALLIVALLIYILKLSSKENSSRLSTSTFRNLLIFAAILSLIQIAMGTQVRQFVDDQIGILGYEAKTKWLENPDLIFYMHRSFSILLFLVNASIWWLNKTRKLGFKLTNWMMFFIGLEIITGIAMYYLDFPFLSQPLHLVIACMLFGVQFYILMQSFEAKLIPKSKN, encoded by the coding sequence GTGTTTAGAAAATCAATAAAAGCCTCTATTATTATTGTCTATCTCGTTATTATTGCGGGTGCTGTTGTAAGAATGACTGGGAGTGGTATGGGATGCCCAGACTGGCCTAAATGTTTTGGATATTACATTCCACCTACCGAAGAAAGTCAATTAGAGTGGGCGCCAAATCATGATTACTTTAAAGGGCAGGTTATCATATTGGATAAGGCTCTAAAAATTTCAAAAGAGGCTTTCACCTCTTCTAAAGCCTTTGAAAATTCACATTGGGTAACTTATGAAAAGCATGATTATGCTGAGTTTAATGCCTTACATACCTGGATAGAATACATCAATAGATTACTGGGTGCTGTCGCAGGTTTAGCCATATTAATAATGACCGTTAGTTCATTTTGGCTTTGGAAAAGAAACAAAAAACTGACACTGCTTTCTATAGCTTGTTTAATTTTATTATTATTTCAAGCTTGGCTGGGAGCTACAGTGGTGTATTCAGTGCTGTCACCAGTGAGAATTACCATTCATATGCTTGTAGCTCTCTTGATTGTAGCACTACTTATTTATATATTAAAACTTTCTTCGAAAGAAAATAGTTCAAGATTAAGCACATCCACATTCAGGAACTTATTGATTTTTGCGGCCATACTTAGCTTAATTCAGATAGCAATGGGAACACAAGTCAGGCAATTTGTAGATGATCAAATTGGTATTTTAGGTTATGAAGCTAAAACAAAATGGCTAGAAAATCCAGACTTAATTTTTTATATGCATCGTTCGTTTTCAATTCTACTATTTCTTGTAAATGCAAGCATTTGGTGGTTAAATAAAACAAGGAAATTAGGTTTCAAACTCACTAACTGGATGATGTTTTTTATAGGTTTAGAAATAATAACAGGAATTGCGATGTATTATCTAGATTTTCCCTTTTTATCACAACCTTTGCACTTAGTAATTGCTTGTATGTTGTTTGGTGTTCAGTTTTATATTTTAATGCAAAGTTTTGAAGCCAAATTAATACCAAAATCTAAAAATTAG
- a CDS encoding IS1096 element passenger TnpR family protein, whose product MIYKYRVVLDTLDDVIRDIEVRDDSTLEDLHNSISQAFGFDGTEMSSFYKSDEDWNQGEEYLLFDMSDGQNAIKMMNETTLDSVFSRENTKMIYVYDFFSLWTFYVELADIEEPMDGQDYPNLMFAQGQLPDSPPDKQFEAEKLEEEEEEKNDDIEFENLDDFDFDENWN is encoded by the coding sequence ATGATTTATAAATACAGAGTCGTATTAGATACCTTAGACGACGTCATTAGGGACATTGAAGTAAGAGATGATTCAACCCTTGAAGATCTACATAATTCTATCTCGCAAGCTTTTGGATTTGACGGTACAGAAATGTCTTCGTTTTACAAAAGTGATGAAGACTGGAATCAAGGAGAAGAATATTTGCTTTTTGACATGAGTGATGGTCAAAATGCCATCAAAATGATGAATGAGACCACGTTAGATAGTGTTTTTTCAAGAGAAAATACGAAGATGATTTACGTTTATGACTTTTTTAGTTTGTGGACCTTTTATGTAGAACTAGCAGATATAGAAGAACCTATGGACGGTCAGGATTATCCCAATTTAATGTTTGCTCAAGGACAGCTCCCTGATTCTCCACCAGACAAACAATTCGAAGCTGAAAAATTAGAGGAAGAGGAAGAAGAAAAAAATGATGATATCGAATTTGAAAATCTTGATGATTTTGATTTTGATGAAAATTGGAATTGA